The region GTCGGGTCCGGGACCGGGTCCGGGTCCGGGCGTCGGGTCCGGGTCCGGGTCGGGTCCGGGTCCGGTTGGGCGGTCGAACCCGCGCCCCTTAAGGCCCACGAGCGACGATGGCCTCGCGTGAGCGCGCACGGCCACGGCCACGACCACGGCGCGCGCGCGGACGACGTCGCGTCGAACCGCCGCCGGCTCGCGATTGTCGCGACCGTCGCCGGCCTCATCATCGTCATCGAGGCCGCGGCCGGGTTCCTCGCGAACTCGCTCGTCCTCCTTTCCGACGCGGGACACGCGTCCACCGATTTCGCGGCGCTCCTCCTCGCCGCGTACGCGGTGAGCGTCGCCGCGCGTCCCGCGACCGCCGAGAAGACATTCGGTTATCGGCGCAGCGAGATCGTGGCCGCGTTCGTGAACGCGCTCGGGCTCTGGGTCATCTCGGCCGTCCTCGTCGTCGAGGCCGCCCGCCGGCTCCTCGAGCCCGGCGAGGTGGACGGCGACATCGTCATCGCGGTGGGCCTCGTGACGCTCGTCGCGAACGGGGGCATGGCGCTCTTCCTCTCGCGCGGGGCGCACGCGAACCTGAACGTCGAAGGCGCGAGGCTGCACATCCTCTCCGACGCCGTGGGCTCCGCGGCCGCGGTCGTCGCGGGCCTCGCGGTGAAGTTCCAGGGGTGGACGTGGGCCGACCCGGCGATCACGCTCTTCGTGACCTTCCTCATCGTGCGCTGGGCGCTGCGACTGACGCGGGAGACGCTCCACATCCTCCTCGAGGGCGCGCCCGCCCGCGTCGACCCCAACCGGCTGCGCGCGGACCTCACGGCGATTCCCGGCGTGATCCAGGTCCACGACCTGCACGTCTGGAGCCTCACCGCGGGCGTCGACACGATGAGCGCGCACGTGGTGGTGGACGACCCTGCGCGGGGACCCGAGATCACGGCCCGGATTCGCCGCGACGTCGCCCCGAAGTACCGCCTGGAGCACCTCACGCTCGAGGTCGAGGCGGCGGACTCCGACTGCGAGGGTTGCGAGCCGCTGCGCCGCGGCGCGTCCGCGTGATCACGGTTCCTCTTCGGCCTCGCGCGGTTTCTCCTCTTCCTCCGCCGCGGTCTCTGCTTCGGCCCGCGGAGGCGCCGCCTCGGCGCGGCGGGACTGCTCGACGCGCGCCTCGCCGCCCTTGCGGCCGATCTCCGAATAGAACTCCGGCCCCTTCGTGCGCGCGACCGTCTCGCCGCCCTTGCGGCCGATCTCCGAGAAGTGCTCCGGCCCGTAGTGCTCCTTCACGCTCTCGCCGCCCTTGTGGCCGAGCTTCGCGTAGCCCTCGGTGCCGAGCTGCTCCTTGCGGACCTCGCCGCCCTTGTGGCCGATCTTCGAGTAGAAATCGGGCCCGTACTTCCGCTTGACCGCTTCTCCGCCCTTCTGACCCAGCTTGGAATAGCCTTCGGCCCCGAGCTCGCGCTTCCGCTTCTCGCCGCCCAGGCGTCCGGCGTCCGAGAGGGTCATGGGTTCGCCCTTGCCTCGCTTCTGCGCCATGTCAGGGCGGTCGGCCGGGGGCCCCGCATGAGGGCTCTGACCGGCCCGTCGCTCGAAAGCGCGCCCCCGCGCGACGCGCGCCTCCCCGGCCGGGCGGCCCGAAGGTTCTTCAACCCGATACCCTTTCCGCGCGCGTGGCCAAACCGAAGCGCGAGGACAAGGAAGAGGGCGAGGCGACAGCCTTCGACTTCGCGAGCATCCGCTTCGACGAGGCCGCGTTCATGCGGCGCGAGATCGGCGCGGCGCGCATCTCGTTCCTCGTCGCCGGGCTCGGGCTCCTCGCGGGGGTGCTCGCGTTCCTCGCGCACCGCTTCGGCGGCGCGTGGCTGCTCGGCCTCGTCGTCCTCGGCGCCTCCGTCTTCGCGATCCGCCCGATCCTGCAGGCGCGCAACGTCCCCGAGGAGCTCACGAACTGGAAGTCGATGCTCGGCCAGGGCTTCCTGTTGTTCACGACGGGGCTCGCGCTTTGGGTCCTGCTCCTGAACCTCGTTCCCGCGTGACGCTCAATCGTTGCGCGCGAAGCTTCCGAGCACCTTGAGGAACGTCGTGAGGCGCGCGAGATCCGCGAGCGCCTCGCGCACGCTCGGATCGTCGCGATGGCCTTCGAAGTCGACGTGGAACACGTACTCCCACGGACGCTGCCGCGACGGTCGGCTTTCGAGCTTGAGCAGGTTCAGCCTTCGCCGCGCGAGCGCGCCGAGCGCCTCGTGCAGCGCGCCGGGCCGGTGGTCCGTCGCGAAGACGAGCACGGTCTTCGCGGATCCGTCGGAGCGGGGCGCGGGGGCGCGGCCGAGGGCGAGGAAACGCGTGCGGTTGTCCTGGATCGTCTGGACGTCCTCCGCGAGGATCGCAAGCCCGTAACGCGCGGCCGCCGCGACGGAGGCGATCGCGGCGTCCCCGGGGCGTCGCTCCTCGGCGACGAGCTTCGCCGCGCCTGCCGTATCGTAGACCGCGACGGCCTCGAGCCCGCGCGCCTCGATGAACGCGGCGCACTGGTCGAGCGCGCTTGCGTGGGAGAGGACGCGCCGGACGTCCACGAGCGCAAGGCCGGCCGGCGCCATGAGGGCATGACGCACCGGCACCACCGTCTCGCCGATCGCGAACACGTCGTGGCTGCGCAGGAGGTCGATCGTCGTGTGGATCGTGCCCGCCTGGGAGTTCTCCACGGCCGCGACCGCGCGGTCGACCCGGCCGGTGACGAGCGCCTGGAAGACGTCGGCGAGGGTGCGGCAGGGGACGGTCTCGACCGTGTCGCCGAAGAAGCGACGCGCGGCCATCTCGCTGTAGGCGCCCGGCTCGCCCTGGAACGCGACGGCGGTCAACGGATCGGGACCGCGGGTCCGACCTGATAAACCCCCCGCTCCGTATGGCCTCCTTCCCGACGGCGGGCCCGCAGGTTCTTCTCCGGTCGAGGGCCTCGCCGGTCATGCACGGGTTCCCGGCTCTCGCCTCCCTCGTGATCGCGGTCGCCCTCGTCTTTGCCCCCGTCGGGGCGCACGCCCTCCCCGACCGGACGTCCGCGACCCTCGACGCCCTTGTCGAGGCGAGCGGGGCGTCCGGGTCGGCGTTCGACCGCGCGCTCGCCCTCATGGCCGCGGCCGAGGGGGCCGTGGGGGTCAAGGCCACGCCCGTGGACGTCCCCGTCTACGACACCCCCGCCGAGGCCTTGCAGGCCGTCCTCGACGCGACGGGCGCCGACGCTCGAGACGCTGCGCGCGCGGCGGAGGAGACCCTCGCCGGGCTCGAGGCGCCGGTCGCGCGGGCCCTCACCCGGACCCTCGCCGCCTTCGTCGCCTACCATCACGCGGGGTCCGACCTCGACCTCGGCGGGATCTTCGGGGCGCGCGCGAGCCTCGTCGCGGCCGCGCGCGACCTGCGCGACGCCGTCGCCGCCCACCCTGCCGCGGCCCAGGCTCCCGCGCTCGTGATCCCGACCGTCCTCTCGATCGATCTCGGGTCGGAGCCGAACACCTACACCGCCGACTTCGCCCTCCTCGTGGACGCGGGCGGGGACGACGTCTACCTCAACAACGCGGGCGGAAGCAGCGCGTCGACGTACTGCAGCGTCGGCCGCCCCGCCGCGCTCCTCGACTTCGGCGGCAACGACACCTACGGGCCGACCAAGCGCCTCTGCGGGATCAACGGCGGGGCGAACCTCGGCGCGGGCTTCCTCCTCGACGCGGCCGGCCACGACCGCTACTTCGCCGCCGGCTACGGCGGCAACGGCGGCGCGCGAAGCGGTGGCGCCGGGTTCCTGCTCGACCTCGAGGGGAACGACGTCTACGAAGGCGGGGACACGGGCACGAACGGCGGCGCGAACGTCGGAAGCGGCTTCCTCCTCGACATCGCGGGCAACGACACCTACCGCGCGCGGGGCAACGGCACGAACGGCGCGGGCCACGGGACGGGCGCCGGGTTCCTCCTCGACGCCGAAGGCAACGATACGTATTCCGCGAAGAACCGGGGCGTGAACGGCGGCGCCTTCAACGCCGCGACGGGATTCCTCGCCGACCTTTCGGGCGACGACCGGTACGAGGCCGGGAAGGAGGGCGTGAACGGCGGCGTGTCGGGATCGTCCCTCTCGGGCTCGCCCGCGCTCACCTACGGGTTCGGTCTCCTCTACGACGGGGACGGCCGGGACGTGTACGTCGACGAGGAGAACGCGTCGGGCGTCGACCGCTCGGCCCCTATGAAGGGTCTTGCGGGTTTCCAGATCGACCACGCGCGTCCCAAGCGCCCCGAATCTTTATAGAAAGGAACCGCTAGCCGGCCGCATGGTCCTGGAAGGCCTCGGCGACTCCCTGCGATCGACCCTCAAGAAGATCGCGAACGCTCGGGCGATCGACGCGACGCTCGTGAAGGAGATCGTGCGGGACATCCAGCGGGCGCTCCTCCAGGCGGACGTCAACGTCAAGCTGGCCCTCCAGCTCACGAAGCGGATCGAGGAGCGCGCCCTCACGGAGAAGCCTCCGGCGGGGATGGCGAGCCGCGAGCACGTGGTCCGCATCGTGTACGAGGAGCTCGTGAACGTCCTCGGGAAGCCGCGCGACCTCCCGCTCAAGCACCAGACGATCATGATGGTGGGCCTGTACGGCCAGGGCAAGACGACGACCTGCGGCAAGCTCGCGAAGCACTTCCAGAAGAAGGGCCTGCGCGTGGGTCTCGTCGCGGCGGACGTCCACCGCCCGGCGGCGTACGAGCAGCTCAAGACGCTCGCGGAGCAGGTGGGCTGCCACTTCCACGGCGAGCCGTCGGCGTACAAGGGCCAGTCCGCGACGGATGCGCAGGTCGCGGGCCGCGTCGCGGCGGGCATCGTCGCGCGCGCGATCGCGGCGCTCAAGCCCAAGACGGACGTGATCATCGTCGACACGGCCGGCCGCGACAAGCTCGAGGCGGGCCTCATCGAGGAGATGAAGGAGATCTTCGCGGCCGCGAAGCCGGACGAGAAGTTCCTCGTGATGGACGCGCAGGTCGGACAGCAGGCGGGTCCGCAGGCGCAGGCGTTCCACGACGCCGTGCAGGTGACGGGCGTCATCATCACCAAGCTCGACGGCACGGCCAAGGGCGGCGGCGCGCTCTCCGCGGTCTCGGTCACGAAGGCGCCCGTGATGTTCATCGGCGTCGGCGAGAAGGTCGACGACTTCGAGAAGTTCGATCCCGCGCGGTTCATCAGCCGCCTCCTCGGCATGGGCGACATCCAGACGCTCCTCGAGAAGGCGCAGGAGGTCGTGGGGGACGAGGAGAAGGCGGAGGCGACGGCGAAGAACATCATGTCGGGTCGCTTCACGCTGCTCGACATGCGGGACCAGATGGAGATGCTCTCGGGCATGGGGCCGCTCTCGAAGGTCCTCGACATGATCCCGGGCATGGGCCGCGCGAAGATCCCGAAGGCCCAGATGGAAGAGACCCAGAAGAAGCTCGAGAAGTTCAAGATCATCATGTCGTCCATGACGCGCGAGGAGATGGAGGAGCCGGGCGTCATCAAGGCGAGCCGCATCAAGCGCATCTCGCTCGGGTCGGGCGTCGATCCGCACGAGGTGAAGGAGCTGCTGAAATACTACGAGACGAGCCGCAAGACGATGAAGGGTCTCGCCTCCAACAAGAAGATGCAGCGGCGGCTCATGAAGCAGTTCGAGGGCGCGGAAGGCCTCGAAGGGATCCGCTGATCACCAGACGTAGAGCACGATCTGGGCCTCGACGACGCCGAGGCCGGAGTCGCGCCCGTCGAGGAGGAACGTCCCCGTCGCGCTCCCGACGCCCGCACCGCGCGGAACCGCGGGACCGTAGTCGACGTAGTACTGCTGGTGCGTGAGGTACAGGAGCGCGTTCGAGAAGAGGTGCCGCAGCTGCGTGGCGCTCGCGTCGAGGGGCCGGAGGTTCGTCGCGAGGATGGCGCCCGCGGGATCGGCGTTGTAGCCCGTCACGGCCGCGACCGGCTGCTGCTTCGAGATGTCGAGCGGGTCGATCATCGTGAGGAACGCCTGCATCTCGTCCGCCCACGGCCAGGGCGCGGCCGCCGCGTCGTATCCGCCCGTCGCGAGCGCGTAGGGCCGCGTGAGGATGGGATGCTGGTAGGTCGTGCGCAGCGCGAAGGGCAGCGTGACGGTGCCGACGTTGCGGTGGGGAAGGAGTTCGTCCCACCAGGCGAGCGGATCCTTCTCGGCGTCGCCGAGCATCACGAGGTTGCCGCCCTTCTCGATCCAGCGCGCGAGGCCTTCGCGCCACTGGGGACGGACGCCCGCGCTCGGCGTCGCAACGGCGTTCGTGCCGACGACGAGGGCGTCGTAGCGGGTCGTGTCGTAGTCCATCGCGTTCGAGTAGAGGACGGTCTTCACGCCGGCCTCGCTCGCCTCGACCGTGATGGCGTGCACGAACCATCCTTCGCCCTCGCTCGTCTGCGGCTGGGGGCTCTGCAGGAAATCGAACGAG is a window of Candidatus Thermoplasmatota archaeon DNA encoding:
- a CDS encoding KGG domain-containing protein — its product is MAQKRGKGEPMTLSDAGRLGGEKRKRELGAEGYSKLGQKGGEAVKRKYGPDFYSKIGHKGGEVRKEQLGTEGYAKLGHKGGESVKEHYGPEHFSEIGRKGGETVARTKGPEFYSEIGRKGGEARVEQSRRAEAAPPRAEAETAAEEEEKPREAEEEP
- a CDS encoding signal recognition particle protein Srp54, whose protein sequence is MVLEGLGDSLRSTLKKIANARAIDATLVKEIVRDIQRALLQADVNVKLALQLTKRIEERALTEKPPAGMASREHVVRIVYEELVNVLGKPRDLPLKHQTIMMVGLYGQGKTTTCGKLAKHFQKKGLRVGLVAADVHRPAAYEQLKTLAEQVGCHFHGEPSAYKGQSATDAQVAGRVAAGIVARAIAALKPKTDVIIVDTAGRDKLEAGLIEEMKEIFAAAKPDEKFLVMDAQVGQQAGPQAQAFHDAVQVTGVIITKLDGTAKGGGALSAVSVTKAPVMFIGVGEKVDDFEKFDPARFISRLLGMGDIQTLLEKAQEVVGDEEKAEATAKNIMSGRFTLLDMRDQMEMLSGMGPLSKVLDMIPGMGRAKIPKAQMEETQKKLEKFKIIMSSMTREEMEEPGVIKASRIKRISLGSGVDPHEVKELLKYYETSRKTMKGLASNKKMQRRLMKQFEGAEGLEGIR
- the pheA gene encoding prephenate dehydratase — encoded protein: MTAVAFQGEPGAYSEMAARRFFGDTVETVPCRTLADVFQALVTGRVDRAVAAVENSQAGTIHTTIDLLRSHDVFAIGETVVPVRHALMAPAGLALVDVRRVLSHASALDQCAAFIEARGLEAVAVYDTAGAAKLVAEERRPGDAAIASVAAAARYGLAILAEDVQTIQDNRTRFLALGRAPAPRSDGSAKTVLVFATDHRPGALHEALGALARRRLNLLKLESRPSRQRPWEYVFHVDFEGHRDDPSVREALADLARLTTFLKVLGSFARND
- a CDS encoding cation diffusion facilitator family transporter codes for the protein MSAHGHGHDHGARADDVASNRRRLAIVATVAGLIIVIEAAAGFLANSLVLLSDAGHASTDFAALLLAAYAVSVAARPATAEKTFGYRRSEIVAAFVNALGLWVISAVLVVEAARRLLEPGEVDGDIVIAVGLVTLVANGGMALFLSRGAHANLNVEGARLHILSDAVGSAAAVVAGLAVKFQGWTWADPAITLFVTFLIVRWALRLTRETLHILLEGAPARVDPNRLRADLTAIPGVIQVHDLHVWSLTAGVDTMSAHVVVDDPARGPEITARIRRDVAPKYRLEHLTLEVEAADSDCEGCEPLRRGASA